A stretch of DNA from candidate division KSB1 bacterium:
AATAGGCTTTCCATCCGCTCTTTTCCGCTCCAGCGGAAGCCAAATAATGCGTACGGGTTTTCCGGTCGAACTTGACGGCCGCAGGATTGCCGTCCGGGTCGCTCTGCGGCGCATCGGCAAGATAATGGAATCGCGGTTCCAGCTCATTTCGGTGACGCGCCAGCTCTTCGACCAACGGCGCTCGGGTCTCGCGCAATTTCGGGAATGTGCTTGCCGCCATGAACAAGCCCGCCTGACCTTCCCGCAGCAAAAAGTAGTCAGCCGACTTTGTACAACGGCACTCCGGCATGGGGATGGGTTTCATGACCGGCGGCGCCGGTTGACCGTTGCGCAGCAATTTGCGCGTATTTTTGCATTCGGAATTGGTGCAGGCAAAGAACTTGCCGAAGCGCCCGGTCTTGAGCTGCATGGGAGTGCCGCACCGTTCGCAGATCAACTCCGGACCGTCGTAGCCTTTAAGACGAAATTTGCCCGTCTCTACTAAACTTCCTGGACAGTCAGGGCTGTTGCCGCAAAGATACAGTCTACGGCTTTCATCGACCAACCAGCCGTCCATTGCCGACCCGCAAATCGGGCAGCGCTTTTTCTGCAGCAGCTCCATGGGATCCCCTTCATCCTCATCGCCGGATGCCGTCGATTCTTCGGCCGGAATGAGATTGAGGGTTCTTGTACAGCGATCCGGTCCCGCCTTTTCATAACCCGAACAGCTGAGGAACACGCCGGTTGCGCCCGTGCGAACGACCATCTGTCTTCCGCAATTTGGGCAGTTAATATTAACCAGCAAAGGCTCGTTGCGGCGCATAGTCTGTTCCGCTTCCGTCAATCGCTTTTTAAAATCGGCATAAAAGTCGTCCAACATCTGCCGCCAGTTACGGTTGCCTTGTGCAATCTCATCGAGACCCGTCTCCATGCCGGCGGTAAAGTCGTAATCCATCAAATTCTGAAAGTTCTCCATCAGGCGGTCGGTCACGATCTCGCCGATCTTCATTGCGTAAAAGCGGCGGTTTTTCAACTGGACGTAGCCGCGTTCCTGAATGGTCGAAATAATGGAAGCGTAAGTGGACGGACGGCCGATGCCGCGCTTTTCCAGCTCCTTGACCAGGCTCGCCTCTGTGTAGCGTGCGGGCGGCTTGGTAAAATGCTGCTGCGGATCCAATTCGACGAGATTCAGCTTTTGTCCGACCTCTACGTGCGGCAACGGCTGATTCTCCTCGGATTTCTGCGGCGGGAGGACCTTCATCCAGCCGTCGAAGCGAAGCACGCTGCCGGTTGCCTTCAATTCATAGTCGCCTGCACCGATGGCGATGGTCGTACGATCGAATTCCGCCGGCGGCATCTGACAGGCGACAAACTGCCTCCAGATCAGCTCATAAAGTCGAGCTGCATCTTTATTGAGCGAAGCGATGCTGCCCGGACCTTTGCTAACATCCGTAGGCCGAATGGCCTCGTGCGCTTCCTGCGCCGTAGGTCCGCTCTGATAATAGTTCGGCGTGGCAGGCAAATATTTTTCACCGAAAGCGGAACGAATGTATTCGCGACATGCCGCCAGGGCCTCGGCGCTGATGTTGCGGGAATCGGTGCGCATGTAGGTGATATGCCCTTCCTGGTAAAGCTGCTGCGCCAATGCCATGGTCTTTTTGGTGCTGAAACCGAGTCGCGAAAAAGCCGCCTGCTGCAGCGTGCTGGTGATGAAAGGCGGATAGGGATTCTGTTTGACCGGCGAAACTTTGTAATCCTGCACAACATATTCCGCATCCTGCAGAATCGCCAAAGCTGCATCGATTTCATCGCGCGATTTCGGCTCGAACTTTTCGCCCCGACAGGCAGTGACTCGTGCGCGAAACGGCAGCTCGGCCTTGAGGATGGCATAAAGTTCCCAATATTCTTCCGGCACAAAGGCGTGAATTTCCCGCTCCCGTTCGACGATAAGCCGCACGGCAACCGACTGGACGCGTCCGGCAGAGAGTCCCCGCGCAATCTTTTTCCACAAAAGGGGGGAAAGCATATAGCCTACCACGCGATCGAGAAAGCGGCGCGTCTGCTGCGCCTGAACGCGCTGCATGTTCAGATCGCCGGGCTGGGCAAACGCCTGCTGAATGGCCGGACGAGTGATCTCGCTAAAGGTGACGCGGCGGTATTTGCGCAGATCCCCGCCGATCGCTTCGCGCAAATGCCAGGCGATCGCCTCGCCCTCGCGATCCAAATCGGTTGCCAGATAGATCTCTTCGGCTTCGGCGGCCGCCTTTTTGAGTTCCTGAAGGATCTTTCGCTTGTCGGGCAAGATGACGTAATGCGCCTGCCAGCCGTTCTCCGGATCCACCCCCATCACCCGTACCAGGTTCTCATACTCGCGCCGGCGCTTCAGTTGTTCCTTCTCCTGCTCGGACAGCGTTTTGGGAAGCGGCGAAGCTTTTGGTTTCTCTTCTAAATCTTTTGCCGATGTCGGCAGATCACGGATATGGCCGACGCTCGACTTGACCAAATAGTCTTTGCCCAAATATTTGTTGATGGTTTTCGCTTTTGCCGGAGACTCAACAATGACCAGTTTCAATTCCGCCCTTTCATTAAAAACCCTTGGGAAATGTAATGACATGCATTACCATTTGCAAGTTTTACCTTGTGCTGTTGCAGGAAAAATCTTGAAATCGTACTAAAAATTGTTTACCATATTCCGTGCTTTTTCATCAATGAAGCTTTTATTCGGTATTCGGTTTGGAAAATACACGGTGATTGCATCCTTTTTTCGGCTTTTTAATCAAATTCGTGAATATTTTTTTANNNNNNNNNNATGTAATGACGCATGTCTCCATTTGCAAGGTTTACCTGTCATCGACAGGAAAATTCTTGAAATGGTAAGAAAAATTTTTTACCATACTTGCGAAATGTTGATTTCGTTTCAAGTCTACAAAAAATCCCTTATTGGAAGTGCATCCTTTTTGCAAAGATTCAATCAAAGTAATGAATATTTTTATATGCAGTCATGTTTTAAGGGCGGATTTGCAAAGGTGAAAGTATAAAGGATGATAAGGTCATGAATTCTGAACGCGAATTGAATCTTGAAGAGATCGAGCTGCAGGAATGGCTCGAATCGTTGGATTATGTCATTCAGACCGGCAGTCACGAGCGTGTGCAAAGGCTGCTGTTGGAGCTGCAGAATCGGGCGAGATTTTCCGGCATTCGCCTGCCCTTTACGGCCAACACGCCCTATCTGAACACCATCCCGTTGGAAGAACAGCCGCCTTATCCGGGCAGCCGCGAGATCGAACGACGGATCAAAAGCATCATTCGCTGGAACGCCATGGCCATGGTCGTGCGCGCCAACCGCAATGAAAAAGGCATCGGCGGTCATATTTCCACCTACGCTTCCGCGGCGACGCTTTATGAAGTCGGCTTTAATCACTTTTTCCGCGCTCCGCGCGAAGGGTTCAGCGGCGACATCATCTACTTTCAAGGTCACGCTTCGCCGGGAATTTATGCCCGCGCCTTTGTGGAAGGCAGGCTCACGGTTGAGGATCTGAAAAACTTTCGCCACGAGTGTCATCCCGGCGGCGGCCTTCCCTCCTATCCGCATCCGTGGCTGAAACCCGACTTTTGGCAATTTCCTACGGTTTCCATGGGACTGGGGCCGATCATGGCCATTTACCAGGCGCGGTTCAACCGCTATCTGGAAGACCGCGGCTTGAAACCGCGCGACGACGCCAAAGTCTGGGCGTTTTTAGGCGACGGCGAAACCGACGAGCCGGAAACGCTCGGCGCCATTTCGCTGGCGGCGCGCGAAAAGCTCGACAATCTCATTTTCGTCATCAACTGCAATCTGCAGCGACTCGACGGCCCGGTGCGCGGCAACGGCAACATCGTCCAGGAGCTGGAAAAAGTCTTTCGCGGGGCCGGTTGGAACGTCATTAAAGTGCTGTGGGGCAGCGACTTTGATCCGTTGTTTGCCAAGGACAAAGACGGCCTGCTGGCCAAGCGGGTGGGCGAGATCATCGACGGCGAGTTTCAAAACTATATCGTTCGCGGCGGCGCTTATGTGCGCAGCAAATTTTTCGGCAGCCACCCGCAGCTGCTCAAGCTTGTCGAGCATTTGAGCGACGACCAGATTTCGCGGCTGCGTTTGGGCGGACACGATCCGGAAAAAGTTTACGCGGCTTACAAGCGGGCTGTCGAAAGCACCGGCGCGCCCACGGTTATTCTCGCGCGTACCATCAAGGGTTACGGCTTGGGAGAAGCAGGAGAAGGCAAGAACATCACGCATCAGCAGAAGCAGCTGAACGAACAGGAACTGCGGGAATTCCGCTCGCGCTTCGGCATCCCCATCTCGGATGAGGAAATCAACGACGTGCCGTTCTATCGGCCGCCGGAAAACAGTCCGGAAATGCAGTACCTGCAGGAGCGAAGAAGGCAGCTGGGCGGTTACGTGCCCACCCGCCGCATGGTCAGCGTGCCGGTCTCGCTGGGCGAGCCGGAGTTGTTCGAAGAGTTTTACGAGGGCACGCAGGATCGCGAAGTGTCCACGACCATGGCCTTTGTACGAATTCTGGCCAAGCTGCTCAAGGACAAGAATCTGGGTAAATTGATCGTGCCGATCGTACCGGATGAGGCGCGAACCTTCGGCATGGAGGCGCTTTTTCGCCAGGTAGGCATTTATTCCCATGTGGGACAGCTCTACGAGCCGGTGGATAAGGAACAGCTGCTTTATTACAAAGAGTCTCAGGACGGTCAAGTCCTGGAAGAGGGCATTACTGAAGCAGGTTCCATGTCCTCCTTTATTGCCGCCGGCAGCGCCTACTCTACCCACGGTATTAACACGATTCCCTTTTTTATTTTTTATTCCATGTTCGGATTTCAGAGGATCGGCGACCTGATTTGGGCTGCAGGCGACATGCGCACGCGCGGTTTTCTCATCGGCGGCACATCCGGAAGAACGACGCTTGCCGGTGAAGGTCTGCAGCATCAGGACGGGCACAGCCACCTGCTCGCCTATCCGCTGCCGAACCTAAAGGCTTATGATCCCGCTTATGCCTACGAGCTGGCGGTCATCATCGAAGATGGTCTCCGTCGCATGTACAAAGATCAGGAGAGCCTGTTTTACTACATCACGGTCATGAATGAAAACTATCCGCAACCGCCGATGCCGAAGGTCGAAGGGATTCGCGAAGGGATTCTCGGCGGCATCTATCGATACCAAACCTCGACGTTGGCAAAGCCAAAAGGGCGGGTGCAGTTGTTCGGCAGCGGAACGATTTTGAACAAGGCGCTCGGTGCCAAGCAGATTTTGGAAGAGCAGTACGGCGTAGCGGCCGATGTGTGGAGCGTTACGAGCTATAAGGAGCTCTATTACGATGCCGCGCAGGTCGACCGCTGGAATATGCTGCATCCCGATCAGCCGCCGCGGACGCCTTTCCTGCTTCGGCAGCTGGCTGGAGCCGAGGGACCGATCATCGCCGCTTCCGATTATGTGCGCACGCTGCCCGAGTCCGTAGGTCGCCGACTGCCGAACCCCTTCTTCAGCCTCGGCACCGACGGCTTTGGCCGCAGCGACGGACGCCGTCATCTGCGTGAATTCTTTGAAGTCGATGAACGATACATCGCCTATGCGGCGCTTTATATGCTTTTCAAAGAAAACAAATTGACCCTCAAAGAGCTCCAGGCCGCGGCAAAGGCGTTGAACATCAACCCCGAAAAAGCAAACCCCTTTACGTCATAAACGATTCACCTAAAGACGAACGAGGACAAGCATGACGTTCGAATGCAAAATACCGGAATTGGGCGAAAATGTGCAATCGGGCACCGTGGCTGCGGTTTTAGTCAAGCCGGGCGAGCACATCAAAAAGGATCAGCCGCTCATCGAATTGGAGACGGAAAAGGCAGTGGTCGAAGTGCCTGCCGAGGCCGAAGGAGTCGTAAAGGAAATTTTGGTGCAGTCGGGCCAAAAGGTCCAAGTCGGTCAAACGATTCTCATTCTCGAGTCCGAGGCAAAGGCGGAACAACCGCCGCCTCCGGCTGCTGAACCGGAGCAAGCTCGCCCAATCGAAACCGCTGCACCTGTCGCGGTGGTGGAGATCGTCGTTCCCAATTTAGGCGAAAACGTCGCCAAGGGTACGGTAGCGGGAGTTTTGGTCAAAGTCGGCGATGTCATCAAAGCGGAACAGCCGGTCATCGAGTTGGAGACGGATAAAGCCGTTGTTGAAGTGCCGGCAGACCGAGGCGGCGAAGTGGTGGAAGTGCTCGTTAAAGCGGGTGAGGTCGTACAGACCGGCCAGGTCATTCTTCGTCTCAAAAGTTCAGAGGCGGCGAAAACAAAAGTCGAGGTGCCGGCGGAAGAAATTCGCCGACAGGCTCCTGCCCCGTCTCTGAAAAAAGAAACGGTTCCGGCTACACCGGTGCCGGAGGAGACCCTTCGACCCGCGGCTTCGGCCTATCCGGCGGCGCCGGCGGCGCCTTCGGTAAGACGCTTTGCCCGCGAGATCGGTGTCAACATCAATGAAGTCAAAGGCAGCGGACCGGCAGGACGTATCTCGATCGAGGATGTCAAAGCCTACGCCAAGCAGTTGCTCTCGGGACCAAGCCGCGGCGCTGCTCAGCCGCCGACGACGGAACCTCTGCCGGATTTTTCAAAATGGGGAGAAGTAACGCGCGAACTGATGAGCTCGGTAAGGGAAAAAACCGCCGTGCATCTTTCGCATGCCTGGCATGAAATTCCGCACGTTACTCAGTTCGACAAGGCCGATATTACGGAACTGGAAGCGCTTCGCAAGCAGTACGCTCCACGGGTCGAGCAAGCCGGCGGCAAGCTGACGATCACCGCCATCCTGCTCAAGACGGTGGCTTCAGCTCTCAAGCTGTATCCACAGTTCAACGCTTCGGTGGACATGCGCACCAAGGAGATCATCTACAAAAAATATTACCATATCGGCGTGGCGGTGGACACGCCGCGGGGATTGTTGGTGCCGGTAATTCGCGACGTCGACCGCAAAAATCTTACCGAATTGGCGGTCGAGTTGGCTCAGGTTTCGCAAAAAGCGCGCGACCGCAAACTAACGCTGGAAGACATGTCCGGCGGCAATTTTACCATCAGCAACTTGGGCGGCATCGGCGGCACCTTTTTTACGCCGATCATCAATTGGCCGGAAGTCGCCATTCTCGGCGTTTCGCGCGCCGTTTGGGAGCCGGTTTACCGCAATAACGAGTGGACGCCTCGGCTGATGCTGCCTCTTTCCTTATCTTATGATCATCGTCTGATCGACGGCGCCGACGGAGCGCGCTTTATCCGCTGGATCGTCGAAGCGCTCGAACAGCCGTTTGCTATGATTTTGGAAGGGTGAGGCAGCCTCCAGGGAGAGTTTTGAACGGATAGAACTTACGCGGAGACTTTATGAACAGTCAATCGACACAATTAGCGGTCATTGGAGCCGGTCCAGGCGGCTATGCCGCAGCTTTTCTGGCAGCCGATCTCGGCATGCAGGTTACGCTTATCGATCCGGAAAAAAATCCCGGGGGTGTCTGTCTGCATCGCGGCTGCATCCCCTCCAAGGCGCTCCTCCATGTCGCCAATCTGATCAACGAAGCGCATGAAGCGGAAAAATGGGGCGTTAAATTGGGTCAGCCGCAAATCGATTTGGACAAGCTGCGCGCTTTTAAGGACGGTGTGGTTGCCAAATTGACGGGCGGAACCGGACAATTGGCCAAACAGCGAAAAATTAACCACCTGCAGGGCAAGGCGGTTTTTAAAAACAACAAAACGCTGCAAGTAACGCTGAACAGCGGCGAAAATGTCGAGGTAACTTTCGAACATGCCGTGATCGCCACCGGATCGCGGCCGGTCGTCATTCCGTCTTTGGCGCTGGAAAATCCGAACTTTTGGGACTCGACGGCCGCTTTGGAGCTGCGCCAGATCCCCAAGAGGCTGCTCGTCATCGGCGGCGGCTATATCGGCTTGGAAATGGGAACGGTCTACGCCTCTCTCGGCAGCGAAGTGACCGTGGTGGAGATGCTGCCGGGCATTCTGCCGGGCGCAGATCGCGATCTGGTCAGAGTTTTGGAAAAAAGCTTGGAGGGCAAATTCAAAGCCGTTTTGACGGAAACCAAGGTCGTCAAAACGGAAAAAGACGGCAACGGGATTCGCGTCACGCTCGAAGGTGCAAAAGTAAGCGAAACACAGCAGACCTTCGATGCGGTATTGATGACGGTCGGCCGAAGGCCAAACACTGAGGGTCTCGGCCTGGAAAACACCCGTATTCAATTGACAGCGCGCGGCTTTATCCAAGTCGATGCGCAGCGACGTACGGCCGAACCGCATATCTTTGCCATCGGCGATGTGGCCGGCGAGCCGATGTTGGCGCACAAGGCTTCTCACGAAGGACGCACGGCCGTTGAGGCGATTGCGGGACACAAGGTCGCATTCGAACCGGCCGCCATTCCGGCGGTTGTCTTTACAGATCCCGAGTTGGCGTGGGCCGGTTTGACGGAGCAGGAAGCCAAAGAGCGCGGTATGGCCGTTGAGGTGATGCGCTTTCCTTGGGCGGCATCGGGACGCGCTCTCACCATGGATCGCATCGACGGCATGACAAAATTGATTATCGAACCGGAAACAAAGAGAATTTTAGGCATCGGACTGGTGGGCGCGGGTGCCGGTGAGCTGGTGTCGGAGGGAGTGTTGGCGATCGAAATGGCGGCGACGGCCGAGGACTTGCAGCTGACGATCCATCCCCACCCCACTTTGAGTGAAACGGTGATGGAAACCGCCGAAATGTTCTTCGGCACTTGCACGCACGTTTACCGCCCGAAAAAGAAATAAATAGGATCGTATTCGGCTGCAACCATCCGGTAAGCCCGCTTAAAATTGCAGATCTATTTCACTGACTAAAAAGCTGTCGCAGAGCGAGTGGCGTTTGATGCGCAGGTAAAGCTCCATAATGCCTTCGAAATCGCCGGCCGCCACTCCGCTTCCTTCGTAGCAAAATGTGTTGAGGGTGGTATACTCTGCCACGCCTGCAGGCAGGTTCGCACGCAATTCCACCGGTTGAAAATTGCGCAGCTCGACGCCGGGCGGCAGCGACCGAAATATCTCTTTGCAGGGGCCTACTCTTTCCTCGGCATAGACGTGATAACTAAAAGAAAATGAAGCGCTTTTGATCAGTCTCTTTTGTTTGATCGAGGTGTGCAGCTGCTCAAAAGCATTTGCGAGCGCTTTCTCGAACTCATCTACCGCTGATTCCGGCAGGCAGAGATGCGTCTGACATTCGAGGTGCAGGAGCTCTTTGACAATCTCTCCCATCGTTTCGCGCCGAATGTTGTGGCGACGATGGAAAAAATACTTGAAGCTTTTACCGCTTCCCTGCATGTAGCCCATTAAAAATCCCTTAGTCAAAAGAAATGGCGCATCGACGACAATTTCGTAAAATCGCTCCGCCATGGCCAACCTCCTTTCGAGTTACCGGCAAATCACATCTCACCCTCTTAAACAGCGCATCATTCCAAATCATTCTCGATGCAGTGCTCACAAAGAATATTTGCAGCCGAAAGTAATTCTGGGACCAAAATATTCTACCTGAGCGGTTCTTTCCTTGCGTCCGGCGTAAAAACGCAGCGGCTGATTGAGAAGGTTGTTCCATTCAAAAAAGAGCCCGAATCGGGATGAGACCCGCCACGATCCATTGAGGTCGAGAAAAGTGACGGCGTCATACCATCGTTCCAAACCCGGCGTCAGATCGATCTCCTTTGAATCCAGGTATGGAGCGGCTCGGCTTAGAGAAACGCCGATTGTCGCCGTTTTGCTCTCATAAGTCAGGTTCGCGTTAAAAGTATATTTCGGAGCTCCGGGCAGAGGAATATTCCTTCCCGGCCAAGAAGGGTAAGAAGCTGCGGAAAACAGGCGCGTGTAGTTCATATAAAAGCTGAGACGCGAAAGGAGGCCCGGCAGGAAATCGAGAGGCTTTTGGCCGCTCAATTCGATGCCGGTTAGCCGCCCATTGCCGCCGTTACGCGGCTGATAAAACTCGGTGACGGTTTTTCCGGTAACCGGATCCAGCGCATTATTTTCGCGATAAATATAAAAAAAGCGCTCGATTTCCTTATGGAAGATGCCGGTTGAAAACAATCCTACGCCCTGGTCATACCGCTCAATCGAAAAATCCCAATTGTGAGAACGGCATGGCATCAGGTCGGGGTTGCCGACCCGCAGCACTTCACCGGCGCGTTTGAGCTCGCGGTAAGGCACCAGATCATAGAAATCAGGCCGCGCGATGCTCTTCGAATAGGCAGCGCGCAAGACGAGCCGATGACCCGGCTCATAGCGAACATGAAGGCTGGGCAAAAGGTGAACATACTCACTCTTTCCGCTTGCCGGCGCAAGGCTGTCGGAACCTTCCGTCATTTCGTAGCCTCGGTAGAAAACGGAAGTGTTTTCCAGACGGGCGCCGAAAATGAGCTTCAACCGTTTGCCGATATTCTGCTGCAGCATCGCGTAAGCGGAAGAGACGTTTTCTTCGGCATCATAGTTTTGCGTCCCGTATTGCTGCGCCAATGGTTTTTGCTTAAATAGCACTGTATCGTTGAAATTTAATCTGCCTAAAAATGAAGGAGTTGTAAAACGGCCGAGTTGATAATTTCCGGCATAGAAACGGGAAGGCGTGTAATCAGCGGTCGGAGTGCGCGTCATGTCGCTCCACTCGCTTTTGCCTTCCGGCGTCAGAGAGATCTGCAAGCCTTGTACGCTGTTGTGCTTGTCCAAGCGCTTGAATTTACCGCCGAATTGCAGCGTATTCTTCCAAAATCCCTTTTTAATGAGCGGCGTCCTTAGATCGATGCTCAGTCGAGTATCCTTTTCCGCAACGGAGCGAAATTCCTCCCGCATTTCTTCGAATTTAAAAAGCGAATCCGGAGTGTTGCTTTGAAAGTAGGGCGTCCGCAAGCTTGATAAATCGACAACGACGTCGGCATTTTTGACCCACCACTGCAGATATCGTTCGTGGGGCCGCTCCTCCGTTACGCGGGTATGCGAAAGGTTCCACTCGATGGTCCAGCGGCTGAACCAATCGTGCTTGCCTTTCAGACGAAAGCCGAGCAACCGTTGCTGTTCCAGCCGGGCGTTATCCTGATCGACGTTTCCGCCTTTGGTTTGTCGATAGATTTGCGACCTTTCTGCAATGTCGTTTTTGCCGGGCGGTTCCATCCTGAAACGAAGCCGCTGACGCACCTCCCAGTCATCCCGCTGGTTGAGAAGAAGATTGAGAAAAAAGCGGTTCTCATCGTTTGGTCGATAATCCGCCGCCAAAGTGACTCCCCGCCGCAGACGACGGACGTCATAGCGACGAATATCCCATTGTGAAGCGTAGATGCCGCCTTTTTTGTCGACGCTCCAAATCCCTTCGCTGTTATGGGCGCCCAGGCGGCGATCGTTGATGCTGCCGGAAAGGGAAAGACCCAATTTTTCGTTCAAAAACCGTCGCCCGACCGTTGTAGAGCCGTTCAGCAATCCCCGACCGGTAAGGAAATCGTAGCCGCTGCCGAGGCTGAGGTTGAAACGTCGGCTGAATACCGCCGGTCGAGTGAGCAAATTAACCGTTCCTCCGATCGCATCGCCGTCCATATCCGGCGTGTTGTTTTTATAGACTTCGACGCTTTGAATGAGGTCCGTGGAGATCATGTCGAGCTGAACGGCGCGGGTTTGCGCATCCGGTGAAGGCAGGCGCTCACCGTCCAAGGCGACCGAATTGAGCCGCGGATCCAAGCCGCGGATTCCCGCATAGCGCGCCTCGCCCTGATCATAATTGACCGTCACGGCAGACAGCCGCTTGAGTGCATCGCCGATGTTCTGATCCGGAAAGCGCACCAGCTGATCCGCCGAAACGACGACCGCAATGCGGTCGTCGGACATTTGCTGATTAAGCGCTTTGGCTTGCCCCTTGAGATGTTCTCCCATAACCGTCAGCTCACCCAGCTCCAGCACGGACGGTTGAAGAATAAAATCCTCGCGCCTCGTCTGTCCCTCGGCGATTTCCACTTGCTGCTTTATCTGTGCAAAGCCGATAAAAGAAACCAAAAGCGTATAACGCCCAGGCGGCAGGTTGACAATTCGGTACTCTCCTTCGGCGTCAGTGACGTCTCCGGTGTTCAGTTCGAGCAAAAAGACGTTCGCCCCGACCAACGGCGCTTTTTGGTCATCGAGCACTCGTCCGGTTAAAACGCCGCCCTCTGCCGTTGCGGAGCCCGCCATTATCATCCCCGCTGCAAGGAACAGCGTGCCCAAACCATGGAGTATTTTATAAAGCCCTCTCATCAAAATAAACTGTCAGTCCATGGGAAGCCAGTGCGCTCAGAGTTCTTTTTCGGCAAAATGGTAAAGATTTTTCCAGGAAATTCAAAATGAATTTGCGAGAAAAAAAGCGCCCCCTAGAACTTGTCGAGGGCGCTTTGAGGAGGAAATTTAACGAGGTATAGGAAACGGCATCATCAGTTTTGGAGATCAATCAACCGATTAACCGTGCTATTTCAGCAACAGCATCTTTTTGGTGTCGCTGAACTCCTGCGCATGGAGGCGGTAATAATATACGCCTGAGCTGACTCGCAGACCCTGATCGTCCTTTCCATCCCAGACAACCGAATGGTAGCCCGCTTCCATTTTTTCCTTAAATAGAGTCCTCACCCTCTGCCCGAGGACGTTATAGACCTCCAGCGTCACGTAAGCCTCTTTGGGAACGTCGAAGCGGATCGTGGTTTCGGGATTGAACGGATTGGGATAATTCTGCGCCAAGCGGAATTCGCGCGGCAGCGGCGCTTCAGCGCGCACCGGTCCATGCAGCGAAGAGGCGCTGTCCAGGCCGATTTCTTCTATCTTGTAATAGTAGCTGCGACCGCCTGCCGCCGCCTTGTCGGTGAATTGATAACGACCGTCCGGCGCATAGGGGATCAGCTCATCATTGATTTTGGTATATTCACCATCTTCACGCGCGCTGCGGAGCACGTTGAAACCAGACAGCAGTCCGCCCTCGACAGTCTCCCAGGTAAGCTGCACACCCTTATAGGGTTCCGCTGTACAGCTCAAGTTGACGAGCTGCACTTTTACTTTAACGCCCCACCACCTGTGCGCCACATCCGAGTGATCGGTCGCCCTGACATTGACGGAATAATAGCGATAAGGCGGATACTGGTTGAGATCCATGGTGAACGTCTGGCCGTAAGCCTTTTGCTGATTATCGACATACCAGGTCACGGTAACCAGATCTCCGTCTTCGTCGCGCACTTCAACGCCGAAATCGATTTTTGCCAGCGTGCCGGGCTCGACTTTGATCACCTCCTGCGTCGGCCAATAGCGGACGATTTGCGGCGCCCGATTACGATCAATGACCGTGATCTTGACAGAGTCAAGGTCGCGTCCGCCCTTCATGTCCAATGCTCCGAACACGGCATAGATCGTCCGGGTCTTCTGAGGCGCTTGAACGAACGAGAAACTCGGTTGCCAGGTGAAGGTCCAGGTGCCGTCGCCGTTGCTCGACAGTGCCGAACCTTCGGG
This window harbors:
- a CDS encoding 2-oxo acid dehydrogenase subunit E2 gives rise to the protein MTFECKIPELGENVQSGTVAAVLVKPGEHIKKDQPLIELETEKAVVEVPAEAEGVVKEILVQSGQKVQVGQTILILESEAKAEQPPPPAAEPEQARPIETAAPVAVVEIVVPNLGENVAKGTVAGVLVKVGDVIKAEQPVIELETDKAVVEVPADRGGEVVEVLVKAGEVVQTGQVILRLKSSEAAKTKVEVPAEEIRRQAPAPSLKKETVPATPVPEETLRPAASAYPAAPAAPSVRRFAREIGVNINEVKGSGPAGRISIEDVKAYAKQLLSGPSRGAAQPPTTEPLPDFSKWGEVTRELMSSVREKTAVHLSHAWHEIPHVTQFDKADITELEALRKQYAPRVEQAGGKLTITAILLKTVASALKLYPQFNASVDMRTKEIIYKKYYHIGVAVDTPRGLLVPVIRDVDRKNLTELAVELAQVSQKARDRKLTLEDMSGGNFTISNLGGIGGTFFTPIINWPEVAILGVSRAVWEPVYRNNEWTPRLMLPLSLSYDHRLIDGADGARFIRWIVEALEQPFAMILEG
- the aceE gene encoding pyruvate dehydrogenase (acetyl-transferring), homodimeric type — its product is MNSERELNLEEIELQEWLESLDYVIQTGSHERVQRLLLELQNRARFSGIRLPFTANTPYLNTIPLEEQPPYPGSREIERRIKSIIRWNAMAMVVRANRNEKGIGGHISTYASAATLYEVGFNHFFRAPREGFSGDIIYFQGHASPGIYARAFVEGRLTVEDLKNFRHECHPGGGLPSYPHPWLKPDFWQFPTVSMGLGPIMAIYQARFNRYLEDRGLKPRDDAKVWAFLGDGETDEPETLGAISLAAREKLDNLIFVINCNLQRLDGPVRGNGNIVQELEKVFRGAGWNVIKVLWGSDFDPLFAKDKDGLLAKRVGEIIDGEFQNYIVRGGAYVRSKFFGSHPQLLKLVEHLSDDQISRLRLGGHDPEKVYAAYKRAVESTGAPTVILARTIKGYGLGEAGEGKNITHQQKQLNEQELREFRSRFGIPISDEEINDVPFYRPPENSPEMQYLQERRRQLGGYVPTRRMVSVPVSLGEPELFEEFYEGTQDREVSTTMAFVRILAKLLKDKNLGKLIVPIVPDEARTFGMEALFRQVGIYSHVGQLYEPVDKEQLLYYKESQDGQVLEEGITEAGSMSSFIAAGSAYSTHGINTIPFFIFYSMFGFQRIGDLIWAAGDMRTRGFLIGGTSGRTTLAGEGLQHQDGHSHLLAYPLPNLKAYDPAYAYELAVIIEDGLRRMYKDQESLFYYITVMNENYPQPPMPKVEGIREGILGGIYRYQTSTLAKPKGRVQLFGSGTILNKALGAKQILEEQYGVAADVWSVTSYKELYYDAAQVDRWNMLHPDQPPRTPFLLRQLAGAEGPIIAASDYVRTLPESVGRRLPNPFFSLGTDGFGRSDGRRHLREFFEVDERYIAYAALYMLFKENKLTLKELQAAAKALNINPEKANPFTS
- the topA gene encoding type I DNA topoisomerase, whose protein sequence is MKLVIVESPAKAKTINKYLGKDYLVKSSVGHIRDLPTSAKDLEEKPKASPLPKTLSEQEKEQLKRRREYENLVRVMGVDPENGWQAHYVILPDKRKILQELKKAAAEAEEIYLATDLDREGEAIAWHLREAIGGDLRKYRRVTFSEITRPAIQQAFAQPGDLNMQRVQAQQTRRFLDRVVGYMLSPLLWKKIARGLSAGRVQSVAVRLIVEREREIHAFVPEEYWELYAILKAELPFRARVTACRGEKFEPKSRDEIDAALAILQDAEYVVQDYKVSPVKQNPYPPFITSTLQQAAFSRLGFSTKKTMALAQQLYQEGHITYMRTDSRNISAEALAACREYIRSAFGEKYLPATPNYYQSGPTAQEAHEAIRPTDVSKGPGSIASLNKDAARLYELIWRQFVACQMPPAEFDRTTIAIGAGDYELKATGSVLRFDGWMKVLPPQKSEENQPLPHVEVGQKLNLVELDPQQHFTKPPARYTEASLVKELEKRGIGRPSTYASIISTIQERGYVQLKNRRFYAMKIGEIVTDRLMENFQNLMDYDFTAGMETGLDEIAQGNRNWRQMLDDFYADFKKRLTEAEQTMRRNEPLLVNINCPNCGRQMVVRTGATGVFLSCSGYEKAGPDRCTRTLNLIPAEESTASGDEDEGDPMELLQKKRCPICGSAMDGWLVDESRRLYLCGNSPDCPGSLVETGKFRLKGYDGPELICERCGTPMQLKTGRFGKFFACTNSECKNTRKLLRNGQPAPPVMKPIPMPECRCTKSADYFLLREGQAGLFMAASTFPKLRETRAPLVEELARHRNELEPRFHYLADAPQSDPDGNPAAVKFDRKTRTHYLASAGAEKSGWKAYWENGNWKWQK